The following are from one region of the Sulfurimicrobium lacus genome:
- a CDS encoding GNAT family N-acetyltransferase, translating into MVPEKILPLSKFIGSKFSLSDASPEFAMSDDEAEFTLEILGEVDWSDPLCQFGEFTLRQHGAWSEGANVGLFHDGKMVGFYEGLNLWVHPDYRRQGLAIPLILMAARLRGGSVLTDGAEAQNYSPAGLLAHTTAHLQALLCAIKKNESIPQSVLDEYNIDDPSELVKMFGPEFIAGLTCCKPLEG; encoded by the coding sequence ATGGTCCCGGAAAAAATTCTTCCTCTCAGCAAGTTTATCGGCTCGAAATTTTCCCTCAGCGATGCCTCGCCCGAATTCGCCATGAGCGACGACGAGGCGGAATTCACGCTGGAAATCCTGGGGGAAGTGGACTGGTCCGACCCGCTGTGCCAGTTCGGCGAATTCACCCTGCGCCAGCACGGCGCCTGGAGCGAGGGCGCCAACGTCGGCCTGTTCCATGACGGCAAGATGGTCGGCTTTTACGAAGGGCTGAACCTGTGGGTGCACCCCGACTACCGGCGCCAGGGCCTGGCCATTCCGCTCATCCTCATGGCGGCGCGATTGCGCGGCGGAAGCGTGCTGACGGACGGCGCGGAAGCGCAGAACTATTCGCCTGCCGGACTGCTGGCGCACACCACGGCGCATCTCCAGGCGCTGCTGTGCGCCATCAAGAAGAATGAATCCATCCCCCAGTCGGTGCTGGACGAGTACAACATCGACGACCCGAGCGAGCTGGTGAAGATGTTCGGCCCGGAATTCATCGCGGGGCTGACTTGCTGCAAGCCCTTGGAAGGCTAG
- the htpG gene encoding molecular chaperone HtpG, with product MTVEAHKETLGFQAEVKQLLKLMIHSLYSNKEIFLRELISNASDAADKLRFEALSDDALWESDPELKIRIAFDKAARTVTISDNGIGMNRQEVIEHIGTIAKSGTRQFFEALSGDQARDAHLIGQFGVGFYSAFIVADKVTLVTRRAGLGAEHAVKWESAGEGDYTLETVEKAGRGTDVILHLREGEDELLSSWQLKTIIRKYSDHITLPIVMNKEEWDAEKKETVVKDEDEAVNQASALWARPKSEVTPEQYEEFYKHVAHDFEAPLAYVHAKVEGKQEYTQLLYVPAHAPFDLWDREQRHGIKLYVRRVFIMDDAKQLMPYYLRFIRGVIDSNDLPLNVSREILQESKDIEAIRGGSVKKVLGMLEDLAENQAEKYATFWKEFGRAIKEGVGEDFANKERIAKLIRFSSTKTDSEEQSVSLADYIGRMQEGQDKIYYVTADTFAAAKSSPHLEIFRAKGVEVLLLAERVDEWMVSHLTEFDGRKLQSVAKGDLDLGKMADEEEKKEQEQEADAFKGLTDKIKDSLGEQVKEVRISHRLTSSPACLVAGEHDMSGNLERLLKAAGQNVPTTKPILEINPKHALVQRLKDQADSDKFSDWSHILFDQALLAEGGQLEDPATFVRRLNELWLTM from the coding sequence ATGACCGTAGAAGCACACAAAGAAACGCTGGGCTTTCAGGCCGAAGTCAAACAACTGCTGAAGCTGATGATCCACTCCTTGTACAGCAACAAGGAGATTTTCCTGCGCGAACTGATTTCCAACGCCTCGGATGCGGCGGACAAACTGCGCTTCGAGGCGCTGTCCGACGACGCGCTGTGGGAAAGCGACCCCGAACTGAAAATCCGCATCGCCTTCGACAAGGCTGCGCGCACCGTCACCATCTCCGACAACGGCATCGGCATGAACCGCCAGGAAGTGATCGAGCACATCGGCACCATCGCCAAATCCGGCACGCGCCAGTTCTTCGAGGCGCTTTCCGGCGACCAGGCCAGGGACGCGCACCTGATCGGCCAGTTCGGCGTGGGCTTCTATTCCGCCTTCATCGTCGCCGACAAGGTCACCCTGGTCACCCGCCGTGCCGGTCTGGGCGCCGAGCACGCGGTGAAGTGGGAATCCGCGGGCGAGGGCGACTACACGCTGGAAACGGTGGAGAAGGCCGGCCGCGGCACCGATGTGATCCTGCACCTGCGCGAAGGCGAGGACGAGCTGCTCTCCAGCTGGCAGCTGAAAACCATCATCCGCAAATATTCCGACCACATCACCCTGCCCATCGTGATGAACAAGGAAGAGTGGGACGCCGAGAAGAAGGAAACCGTGGTCAAGGACGAGGACGAAGCCGTCAACCAGGCTTCCGCCCTGTGGGCGCGCCCCAAGAGCGAGGTCACACCGGAGCAGTACGAGGAATTCTACAAGCACGTGGCGCACGACTTCGAGGCCCCGCTGGCCTACGTTCACGCCAAGGTGGAAGGCAAGCAGGAATACACCCAGCTGCTGTACGTGCCCGCCCACGCGCCGTTCGACCTGTGGGACCGCGAGCAGCGCCACGGCATCAAGCTCTACGTGCGCCGCGTGTTCATCATGGACGACGCCAAGCAGCTCATGCCCTACTACCTGCGCTTCATCCGCGGGGTGATCGACTCCAACGACCTGCCGCTCAACGTGTCGCGCGAAATCCTGCAGGAAAGCAAGGATATCGAAGCCATCCGCGGCGGATCGGTGAAGAAAGTGCTGGGCATGCTGGAAGACCTGGCCGAGAACCAGGCGGAAAAATACGCCACGTTCTGGAAGGAATTCGGCCGCGCCATCAAGGAAGGCGTGGGCGAGGACTTCGCCAACAAGGAGCGCATCGCCAAGCTGATCCGTTTTTCCTCCACCAAGACCGACAGCGAAGAGCAGAGCGTCTCCCTGGCGGACTATATCGGGCGCATGCAGGAAGGCCAGGACAAGATCTATTACGTCACGGCCGACACTTTCGCCGCGGCCAAAAGCAGCCCGCACCTCGAAATCTTCCGCGCCAAGGGCGTGGAAGTGCTGCTGCTGGCCGAGCGCGTGGACGAGTGGATGGTCTCCCACCTCACCGAGTTCGACGGCAGGAAGCTGCAGTCCGTGGCCAAGGGCGACCTCGACCTGGGCAAGATGGCGGATGAGGAAGAGAAGAAGGAACAGGAGCAGGAAGCCGACGCCTTCAAGGGCCTCACCGACAAGATCAAGGACAGCCTGGGCGAGCAGGTCAAGGAAGTGCGCATTTCGCACCGCCTGACCTCGTCCCCGGCCTGCCTGGTGGCGGGCGAGCACGACATGAGCGGTAACCTGGAGCGTCTGCTGAAGGCGGCGGGCCAGAACGTGCCGACCACCAAGCCGATCCTCGAAATCAACCCCAAGCACGCGCTGGTGCAGCGCCTCAAGGACCAGGCCGACAGCGACAAGTTCAGCGACTGGAGCCACATCCTGTTCGACCAGGCGCTGCTGGCCGAAGGCGGGCAGCTGGAAGACCCGGCGACCTTCGTGCGCCGGCTCAACGAGTTGTGGCTGACGATGTAA
- a CDS encoding BrnT family toxin, translated as MIDLAKITGFDWDDGNARKNDKHDVSTAEAEQIFFNDPLLLLADGKHSQGESRFHALGKTDEGRTLHITFTLRKAGEKIRVISARDMHRKERKIYEQTT; from the coding sequence ATGATAGATCTGGCCAAAATCACCGGCTTCGACTGGGATGACGGAAACGCCCGCAAGAACGACAAACACGATGTTTCAACGGCAGAAGCAGAGCAGATTTTTTTCAATGATCCTCTCCTGCTGCTTGCCGATGGCAAGCACAGTCAGGGTGAATCCCGTTTCCACGCTTTGGGCAAGACGGACGAAGGACGAACATTGCACATCACGTTCACTCTGCGCAAAGCCGGCGAAAAGATTCGCGTAATTTCGGCCAGAGACATGCACCGCAAGGAGCGCAAGATTTATGAGCAAACAACTTAA
- the brnA gene encoding type II toxin-antitoxin system BrnA family antitoxin, whose translation MSKQLKAVPQFANEAEERAFWEKHDSTEYLDWTKAQRAVLPNLKPTTKTISLRLPQHLLDSIKAAANSRDVPYQSLIKVWLQEKLHNH comes from the coding sequence ATGAGCAAACAACTTAAAGCCGTCCCCCAGTTCGCAAATGAGGCAGAAGAGCGCGCCTTTTGGGAAAAACACGACTCCACGGAATATCTCGACTGGACGAAAGCCCAGCGGGCTGTGTTGCCCAACCTGAAACCCACCACGAAAACCATTTCCCTGCGTCTGCCGCAGCACCTTCTGGATTCGATCAAGGCTGCCGCCAATTCTCGCGATGTGCCGTATCAATCGCTCATCAAAGTGTGGCTACAGGAAAAGCTGCATAACCACTGA
- a CDS encoding c-type cytochrome: protein MKIPVALSAQSPSAEMARRAGVGFSVIFIALALYLLSPGARAAGSESAPELMGVCATCHGDFGQGGARGEYPRLAGLPAKYIESQLKSFRARKRINIPMFPYTEERELSDEDIRAISGYLSGITLPTAQPKFKGDEDALTRLQMMEKVMIVPRVEGDIANGGKIYQKECYTCHAKDGRGRGSFPMLVGQYSNYLRKQVNSYLKGERAHDEEDSRGILAELKDTDIRDILAYLTSIQPQE from the coding sequence ATGAAAATCCCCGTCGCCCTGTCAGCCCAATCCCCTAGCGCCGAAATGGCACGCCGTGCCGGCGTCGGTTTTTCCGTGATTTTCATCGCCCTCGCGCTCTACCTGTTGAGCCCCGGCGCACGCGCCGCCGGCAGCGAAAGCGCCCCGGAACTGATGGGCGTCTGCGCCACCTGCCACGGCGACTTCGGCCAGGGCGGGGCGCGCGGCGAATACCCGCGTCTGGCCGGGCTGCCGGCGAAGTACATCGAGAGTCAGCTGAAAAGCTTCCGCGCGCGCAAACGCATCAACATCCCGATGTTCCCCTATACCGAGGAACGCGAACTGTCCGACGAGGACATCCGCGCCATTTCCGGCTATCTGTCGGGCATCACCTTGCCGACCGCACAACCCAAATTCAAGGGCGACGAGGACGCGCTGACCCGTCTGCAGATGATGGAAAAAGTCATGATCGTCCCCCGTGTCGAGGGCGATATCGCCAACGGCGGCAAGATTTACCAGAAGGAGTGCTATACCTGCCACGCCAAAGACGGGCGGGGCCGGGGCTCGTTTCCCATGCTGGTGGGACAATACTCGAATTATCTCAGGAAGCAGGTCAACAGTTACCTCAAGGGCGAGCGTGCGCACGATGAAGAAGACTCACGCGGCATCCTTGCCGAGCTGAAAGACACCGATATCCGCGACATCCTGGCTTACCTCACTTCGATCCAGCCGCAGGAGTAG
- a CDS encoding DUF4129 domain-containing protein — MSPPLTYFPAYLGLFAAQVLALTCNAFLDIQYGGFGTEVLIWTLAFGFTLRIGWRQQGQLEESGRKAQKTALIGGLLLSVFLFIPMWGFPRAGLYMLAALQAAYNCVLVSRRQLHMSLVIAVVMVMFAASHYRADWTLLFYLVPFVTAVVFTLVAEQINRRTLALREQSLGQGVAGGQGVAIAAATATILLIGALLYAVTPQATWETLQWRYGQAAPVGPGGHLVQMGQGGSGDGMGSGGTGPAGSGLGGSGMGSGWPSPGDMRKAASRAGMPHWQAGAINAIADLSEQVGKIMAPVMKKLADLWDALKKWLKAHQDAVLAGLVALALLAILFALWRLLREARAGTWLRTRLDYLRYGVLGYHAGGERGARQLYGAVERIFSLNDLARARSDNTREYLAQLCALHGDLRPELGELTRLFEDARYGREQPDAARLETMRGLYRRIYRMAW; from the coding sequence ATGAGCCCGCCCCTCACCTATTTCCCCGCCTACCTCGGCCTGTTCGCCGCGCAGGTGCTGGCGCTGACCTGCAACGCCTTTCTCGACATCCAGTACGGCGGTTTCGGCACCGAAGTGCTGATCTGGACGCTCGCTTTCGGCTTCACCCTGCGCATCGGCTGGCGCCAGCAGGGACAGCTCGAAGAGAGCGGGCGCAAGGCGCAGAAAACCGCGCTGATCGGCGGGCTGCTGCTGTCCGTGTTCCTCTTCATCCCGATGTGGGGCTTCCCGCGCGCCGGGCTGTACATGCTGGCGGCGCTGCAGGCGGCCTACAACTGCGTCCTGGTCAGCCGGCGCCAGCTGCACATGAGCCTGGTGATCGCGGTGGTGATGGTGATGTTCGCCGCCAGCCACTACCGCGCCGACTGGACCCTGCTGTTCTACCTGGTGCCGTTCGTGACGGCTGTGGTGTTCACGCTGGTGGCCGAGCAGATCAACCGCCGCACCCTCGCCCTGCGCGAACAGAGCCTGGGACAGGGCGTCGCCGGCGGCCAGGGCGTCGCCATTGCCGCAGCGACGGCGACCATCCTCCTGATCGGCGCCCTGCTTTATGCCGTCACGCCCCAAGCCACCTGGGAAACCCTGCAATGGCGCTATGGCCAGGCGGCCCCGGTCGGGCCGGGCGGACATCTGGTCCAGATGGGCCAGGGCGGGAGTGGCGACGGCATGGGGTCCGGCGGCACGGGGCCAGCCGGGAGCGGCCTCGGCGGCAGCGGCATGGGCAGCGGCTGGCCCTCGCCCGGCGACATGCGCAAGGCGGCCAGCCGCGCCGGCATGCCCCACTGGCAGGCGGGCGCCATCAACGCCATAGCGGACCTTTCCGAACAGGTCGGCAAAATCATGGCCCCGGTGATGAAGAAGCTGGCCGACCTGTGGGACGCGCTGAAGAAATGGCTCAAGGCGCATCAGGACGCGGTGCTGGCCGGCCTGGTCGCGCTCGCCCTGCTCGCCATCCTGTTCGCGCTGTGGCGCCTGCTGCGCGAGGCCAGGGCGGGCACCTGGCTGCGCACCCGCCTCGATTACCTGCGTTATGGCGTCCTCGGTTACCACGCCGGCGGCGAACGGGGCGCGCGGCAACTGTATGGCGCGGTGGAGCGCATTTTCTCCCTCAACGACCTGGCCCGCGCCCGCTCCGACAACACGCGCGAATACCTCGCCCAGCTGTGCGCCCTGCACGGCGACCTGCGCCCGGAACTGGGAGAACTGACGCGCCTGTTCGAGGACGCCCGCTACGGCAGGGAGCAGCCCGATGCGGCACGGCTGGAAACCATGCGCGGACTGTACCGGCGGATTTATCGGATGGCGTGGTAG
- a CDS encoding DUF58 domain-containing protein, producing the protein MKKTHQPLPTWPSRYFKPLVLLFLILVAYMAALNRDQALPWAIAALLSATLITGVSWPHWLVKRLSVTRSGPQRAGEGDTVTFHVEVENHGWLPRFMVELVDRLPFVGAADGTASQGEKMLGVAAYVPGGGKRRFDVPLLCEKRGFYRLGPVGLASSFPLGLAEARQSRQDGVQTLTIYPEVFPIVALPLRGAPSQIHRGGFLLPEGAGAAEFSGLREYRRGDNPRHVHWPTTARRNELMVKEFEPLASACLYIALDLALGANLGKGKHATLEYAVRIAASVAKYACANSIPTRLIGQGARPLYLPAGTGDQHYRAMLDELAVVDADGATPYARVLENVALDCQPGETVLVFLSHPEAQSAPTLQALALLQARDAHLLAVDFDRASFLSSSKPTAASPLASGSLLELGAHCLPVRCGDDLVTLFNQ; encoded by the coding sequence ATGAAAAAAACTCATCAGCCTCTCCCCACCTGGCCATCGCGCTATTTCAAGCCACTGGTGCTGCTCTTCCTCATCCTGGTGGCCTACATGGCGGCGCTCAACCGCGACCAGGCCTTACCCTGGGCAATTGCCGCGCTGCTTTCCGCCACCCTGATTACCGGGGTTTCCTGGCCGCACTGGCTGGTGAAGCGGCTCTCGGTGACGCGCAGCGGGCCGCAAAGGGCGGGCGAGGGCGACACCGTCACCTTCCATGTCGAAGTGGAGAACCACGGCTGGCTGCCGCGCTTCATGGTGGAGCTGGTGGACCGCCTGCCCTTCGTCGGCGCGGCGGACGGCACGGCCAGCCAGGGCGAAAAGATGCTCGGCGTGGCGGCTTATGTGCCGGGCGGCGGCAAGCGGCGCTTCGACGTGCCGCTGCTGTGCGAGAAGCGCGGCTTCTACCGCCTCGGTCCGGTCGGCCTGGCCTCCAGCTTTCCCCTCGGGCTGGCCGAGGCGCGCCAGAGCCGCCAGGACGGCGTGCAGACCCTGACCATCTATCCCGAAGTGTTTCCCATCGTCGCCCTGCCGCTGCGCGGCGCACCCAGCCAGATCCACCGCGGCGGCTTTCTGCTGCCGGAGGGCGCGGGAGCGGCCGAGTTCAGCGGCCTGCGCGAATACCGCCGCGGCGACAACCCGCGCCACGTGCACTGGCCGACCACGGCGCGGCGCAACGAACTGATGGTCAAGGAATTCGAACCGCTGGCTTCCGCCTGCCTGTATATCGCCCTGGACCTCGCGCTCGGCGCGAATCTCGGCAAGGGCAAGCACGCCACGCTGGAATACGCGGTCAGGATCGCCGCCTCGGTGGCGAAATACGCCTGCGCCAACAGCATCCCCACGCGCCTGATCGGCCAGGGCGCGCGCCCGCTCTACCTGCCCGCCGGCACCGGCGACCAGCACTACCGCGCCATGCTGGACGAGCTCGCCGTGGTGGACGCGGACGGCGCGACGCCCTACGCCCGGGTGTTGGAGAACGTCGCGCTGGACTGTCAGCCGGGCGAGACGGTGCTGGTCTTTCTATCCCATCCCGAAGCGCAGTCCGCGCCAACCCTGCAGGCGCTGGCATTGCTGCAGGCACGCGACGCCCACCTGCTGGCGGTCGATTTCGACCGGGCGTCCTTCCTCTCGAGCAGCAAGCCGACGGCGGCCAGTCCCCTTGCCTCAGGAAGCCTGCTCGAACTCGGCGCGCATTGCCTCCCGGTGCGCTGCGGCGACGACCTGGTCACCCTGTTCAACCAATGA
- a CDS encoding AAA family ATPase, which produces MQAIQNLIDNVEKVIVGKRPVIELAVVSLLCRGHVLLEDVPGTGKTMLARALARSVAVDMKRLQCTPDLLPSDITGVPIYNQKSGDFEFRPGPVFTHILLADEINRATPRAQSALLECMEEFRVSVDGITYDLPKTFMVLATQNPIDMAGTHTLPEAQLDRFLVRLSVGYPTLREELRILSDQAQVHPIETLQPVTSETEVLAAREAVKAVHLSPEVAEYAVRIAAATRSHADLRLGASPRGTLALARGAQGLAFLRGQSYVTPDVVKAMAGPVLEHRLILRPQAAAMGQNVHGILQSILEQLPPPV; this is translated from the coding sequence ATGCAAGCAATTCAGAATTTGATCGACAACGTCGAGAAGGTCATCGTCGGCAAGCGGCCGGTGATCGAACTGGCCGTCGTTTCCCTGCTGTGCCGCGGGCACGTTTTGCTGGAAGACGTGCCGGGCACCGGCAAGACCATGCTGGCCCGCGCCCTGGCGCGCTCGGTGGCGGTCGACATGAAGCGCCTGCAATGCACGCCCGACCTGCTGCCCTCCGACATCACCGGCGTGCCGATCTACAACCAGAAGAGCGGCGATTTCGAGTTCCGCCCCGGCCCGGTGTTCACCCACATCCTGCTCGCCGACGAGATCAACCGCGCCACGCCGCGCGCCCAGTCGGCGCTGCTGGAATGCATGGAAGAGTTCCGCGTCAGCGTGGACGGCATCACCTACGACCTGCCCAAGACCTTCATGGTGCTGGCGACGCAGAACCCCATCGACATGGCCGGCACCCACACCCTGCCCGAAGCCCAGCTCGACCGCTTCCTGGTGCGCCTCTCGGTCGGCTACCCGACGCTGCGGGAGGAACTGCGCATCCTCAGCGACCAGGCCCAGGTTCACCCCATCGAGACGCTGCAGCCGGTGACCAGCGAGACCGAAGTGCTGGCCGCGCGCGAAGCGGTCAAGGCCGTGCACCTGTCGCCGGAAGTGGCCGAATACGCCGTGCGCATCGCCGCCGCCACGCGCAGCCACGCCGACCTGCGCCTCGGCGCCAGCCCGCGCGGCACGCTCGCCCTGGCGCGCGGCGCGCAAGGACTGGCCTTCCTGCGCGGACAGTCCTATGTCACGCCGGACGTGGTAAAAGCCATGGCCGGCCCGGTGCTGGAGCACCGCCTCATCCTCCGCCCCCAGGCGGCCGCCATGGGCCAGAACGTGCACGGCATCCTGCAAAGCATCCTCGAACAACTGCCGCCACCAGTTTAA
- the rsxA gene encoding electron transport complex subunit RsxA, which yields MEKYFLILIGTVFVNNIALAKILGMCPFFGVTKRLEVATGMGFATAFVLTVGSGTSYLIDTYLLGPDLAYLRTFSFIVAIASVVQLTEMYVKKSSPLLYQTLGIYLPLITTNCAVLGIPLLNAQENHNFIESLLFGFGGATGFSLVLVLFASMRERLEGASVPEIFKGGPIAMATASLLSLAFMGFAGLVKV from the coding sequence ATGGAAAAATATTTTCTTATCCTGATCGGCACGGTCTTCGTCAATAACATCGCGCTGGCGAAAATCCTCGGCATGTGCCCGTTTTTTGGTGTGACCAAAAGGCTGGAAGTGGCGACCGGCATGGGCTTTGCGACGGCGTTCGTGCTCACGGTGGGGTCGGGCACCAGCTATCTCATCGACACCTACCTGCTCGGCCCGGATCTGGCCTATCTGCGTACTTTTTCGTTCATCGTGGCAATCGCTTCGGTGGTGCAGCTGACCGAGATGTACGTCAAGAAATCCAGCCCCTTGCTGTACCAGACGCTGGGCATCTACCTGCCCCTGATTACGACCAATTGCGCCGTGCTGGGCATTCCCCTGCTCAACGCCCAGGAAAATCACAATTTCATCGAGTCCCTGTTGTTCGGTTTCGGCGGCGCCACCGGATTCAGCCTGGTGCTGGTGTTGTTCGCTTCCATGCGCGAACGCCTGGAAGGCGCCTCGGTCCCGGAAATATTCAAGGGCGGCCCGATCGCCATGGCGACGGCCAGCCTGCTGAGCCTGGCGTTCATGGGGTTCGCCGGCCTGGTCAAAGTGTAG
- a CDS encoding electron transport complex subunit E: protein MSYKEIVWNGLWKNNVGLVQLLGLCPLLAVTTSVVNGVGLGLATTFVMTMSNGIVSLARKVVPGEVRIPVFILIIAALVTLTDLAMNAYVHHLYLVLGIYIPLIVANCSVLGRTEVFAAKNPVLPSLVDGLMMGIGATIVLGVLGGIREVFGQGTLFSGINMVFGEAAKSWVITVVPDYEGMLYAVLPPGAFLGLGAMLAIKNWISLRGSSKAVPAGDQTVNGLDSAAVLP from the coding sequence ATGAGTTACAAAGAAATCGTCTGGAACGGCTTGTGGAAAAACAACGTCGGCCTCGTCCAGTTGCTGGGCCTGTGCCCCTTGCTGGCCGTGACCACTTCGGTGGTCAATGGCGTCGGCCTCGGGCTGGCGACGACTTTCGTGATGACCATGAGCAACGGCATCGTCTCGCTGGCGCGCAAAGTGGTTCCCGGCGAGGTCCGTATCCCGGTGTTCATCCTCATTATCGCGGCGCTCGTCACGCTGACCGATTTGGCCATGAACGCTTATGTTCATCATCTCTATCTGGTGCTGGGAATCTACATCCCGCTCATCGTCGCGAACTGCAGCGTGCTCGGGCGGACGGAAGTGTTCGCCGCCAAGAACCCCGTTCTGCCTTCCCTCGTGGACGGGCTGATGATGGGCATCGGGGCGACCATCGTCCTCGGCGTGTTGGGAGGTATTCGCGAGGTATTCGGCCAAGGCACGCTGTTTTCCGGCATCAACATGGTGTTCGGCGAAGCGGCGAAGAGCTGGGTGATTACGGTGGTGCCGGACTACGAGGGCATGCTGTATGCCGTTCTGCCGCCCGGCGCTTTCCTCGGGCTGGGGGCGATGCTAGCCATCAAGAACTGGATTTCCCTGCGTGGCAGCAGCAAGGCGGTGCCGGCCGGGGATCAAACGGTCAATGGGTTGGATTCCGCAGCAGTCCTTCCCTGA